The following proteins come from a genomic window of Candidatus Thermoplasmatota archaeon:
- a CDS encoding helix-turn-helix domain-containing protein, whose product MFRLSFDIAHRGCWATDLSARWPSVSFALRSSVPFEGRARDVLSVRAESAETLAAVAKTLQEHPGVKAAVALDEEGGTGFYLVENRSQESLIEVITAHDGFLLGPTLPSAGIEHWTIGLAYRDRAKGLLEALGAHGPVRMQSLVRDTFPDLRLTDAQRRVLKAAIADGYYDFPRRTSPTDLAKRLGLAKSTVLEHLQKAEAKVILGQEGRF is encoded by the coding sequence ATGTTCCGGCTCTCGTTCGACATCGCGCATCGCGGGTGCTGGGCGACGGACCTGAGCGCGCGGTGGCCGAGCGTTTCCTTCGCGCTGCGCTCCTCCGTCCCGTTCGAGGGTCGCGCGCGCGACGTGCTCTCCGTCCGGGCCGAGTCCGCGGAAACGCTCGCGGCGGTCGCGAAGACCCTGCAGGAGCATCCCGGCGTCAAGGCCGCCGTCGCCCTCGACGAGGAGGGCGGCACGGGCTTCTACCTCGTCGAGAACCGCTCCCAGGAAAGCCTCATCGAGGTCATCACGGCCCACGACGGATTCCTTCTCGGCCCGACCCTTCCGTCCGCGGGCATCGAGCATTGGACGATCGGCCTCGCGTACCGCGACCGCGCGAAGGGTCTCCTCGAAGCCCTCGGCGCGCACGGACCCGTCCGCATGCAGTCGCTCGTGCGCGATACCTTCCCGGACCTCCGCCTCACGGACGCTCAGCGGCGCGTCCTCAAGGCCGCGATCGCCGACGGCTACTACGACTTCCCGCGCCGCACCTCGCCGACGGACCTCGCGAAGCGGCTCGGTCTCGCGAAGAGCACGGTGCTCGAGCACCTGCAGAAGGCCGAAGCGAAGGTCATCCTCGGCCAGGAAGGCCGCTTCTGA
- a CDS encoding GNAT family protein yields MDPRAVTLEGKRVRLRPLAVDDADRLFELSAGDEAIWRLNPESEPDRDEMRRRTEFLVAATAAGTDVAFAQTLAATGEVIGQTTYMAIDRPNGSVEIGRTWLARPHRRTGANTESKYLLMRHAFDDLGANRVWWKTDALNETSRNAILRLGATFEGTLRHHMVTWSGRLRDTVVYSVIRPEWPAVRARLEDRLARRP; encoded by the coding sequence ATGGATCCGCGCGCGGTCACGCTCGAAGGGAAGCGCGTGCGGCTGCGTCCCCTCGCGGTCGACGACGCGGACCGTCTCTTCGAGCTGAGCGCGGGCGACGAGGCGATCTGGCGGCTCAATCCCGAAAGCGAGCCCGACCGCGACGAGATGCGCCGCCGCACCGAATTCCTTGTCGCCGCGACGGCGGCGGGAACCGACGTCGCATTCGCGCAGACCCTCGCCGCGACCGGCGAGGTCATCGGCCAGACGACGTACATGGCGATCGACCGGCCCAACGGCAGCGTCGAGATCGGCCGCACGTGGCTCGCGCGCCCCCACCGACGCACGGGCGCGAACACGGAATCGAAGTATCTCCTGATGCGGCACGCGTTCGACGACCTCGGGGCGAACCGCGTGTGGTGGAAGACGGACGCGCTGAACGAGACCTCCCGCAACGCGATCCTCCGCCTCGGCGCGACGTTCGAGGGGACGCTCCGGCATCACATGGTCACGTGGAGCGGCCGCTTGCGGGACACGGTGGTCTACAGCGTGATCCGTCCCGAATGGCCCGCGGTCCGCGCGCGCCTCGAGGACCGACTCGCGCGGCGACCCTGA